The bacterium genome has a window encoding:
- a CDS encoding transposase: protein MLLTYKLRHGRDFSTELKQAFAVAEFAVRNPTCRSSKAVKEIGLKSAISNQILKKYGSQKTIKRVRNVNLVVPGQSIKVDPDTRTIRVVPLDLLLHYQFPAFHKVNQIEIDREFAYISCTVPDLPEMIPRQFIGVDRNTTGHVAVIANPDTGKVEKLGKSALHVHRKYSAIRKRLQREGRFRELQRVKDRESRIVRDLNHKISRKVVDVAKSLHAALVFEDLSGIRKTRKQHRSFRYALHSWSFYQLQQFVEYKAKLLGVPVLYVDPAYTSQDCSRCGARGQRQGKEFKCPSCGHVDHADVNAAFNIALRQKDMINRIQKEMDTMGALIPHDALLECPATLEPHVL from the coding sequence GTGTTGCTGACCTACAAACTCCGCCACGGCAGAGATTTCAGTACCGAACTGAAACAAGCGTTTGCAGTAGCGGAGTTTGCTGTCAGGAACCCGACATGCAGGAGTTCCAAGGCGGTCAAGGAGATCGGTCTGAAATCGGCAATATCCAACCAGATCCTCAAGAAGTACGGGAGTCAGAAGACGATCAAGCGAGTACGAAACGTCAACCTTGTCGTGCCGGGACAATCCATCAAAGTCGATCCCGATACCCGAACAATCCGTGTCGTGCCGTTGGATCTCCTTCTCCACTATCAGTTTCCCGCCTTCCATAAGGTCAACCAGATCGAGATCGACCGGGAGTTCGCCTATATCTCATGCACCGTACCAGATCTACCGGAGATGATACCCCGACAGTTCATCGGGGTTGACCGGAACACGACCGGGCACGTTGCAGTCATTGCCAACCCGGATACCGGGAAAGTCGAAAAACTCGGCAAATCGGCACTGCACGTCCACCGGAAGTATTCGGCAATCCGTAAGCGTCTTCAGCGCGAAGGTCGCTTCCGGGAGCTGCAACGGGTAAAAGACCGCGAAAGTCGAATCGTGCGAGACTTGAACCATAAGATCAGCCGCAAGGTTGTCGATGTGGCGAAAAGTCTCCATGCAGCACTCGTCTTCGAGGATCTGAGCGGTATCAGAAAGACGAGGAAACAACACCGTTCGTTCAGATATGCCCTGCACAGTTGGTCGTTCTATCAACTACAACAGTTTGTAGAATACAAGGCCAAGCTGCTCGGCGTTCCTGTCCTCTACGTTGATCCGGCGTATACCTCGCAGGATTGTTCTCGCTGTGGTGCGCGAGGTCAACGGCAGGGAAAGGAGTTCAAGTGCCCGTCGTGCGGGCACGTTGATCATGCTGATGTGAATGCGGCATTCAATATCGCACTCCGTCAGAAAGACATGATCAATCGTATCCAGAAAGAGATGGATACGATGGGAGCACTGATACCCCACGACGCACTGCTGGAATGCCCGGCAACGTTAGAACCCCACGTGCTTTAG